Below is a window of Coleofasciculus sp. FACHB-T130 DNA.
CCGGTTCGGGGCCGTAAATGATGTAATAATCCAGTTCATCGCCCCGCGTTTCCATCCGATAGACGCCCGGTTGTTCCGCACCGATGTCGAACTGGCTCCAAAAAGTAGTGTTAAAGAAGATACCGTAGGCGAGTTCTGGACGCAGCGCTATGAAAAATGGAATCGCCTGGTACATTTCATCGGTAAAAGAGCTGTAATCGAGGGCGTCAACTGTCCAGTTTGTTTGGACTTCGCTGAGTTTGTCGAGTAGCTTAGTGCGTTCGCCAAAACCGTAGAAATGTTCATCGGCTTCGATGCGCTTCCAGGCAGCGATCGCGCCCATGCGTCCAGCCATCCCCATTCCGGTGTCTTGCGCGAAAGGTCGCCCAGTTTTATCAAAACACTCGATCCGACACCCTTGGCGGTGGATGTACACGCGCATCTGCTCGGTTTCGATTTCTACCGCTGCGTCAGTCTCCCGAACTTGGAAGGGGACGATTGACCATTCTGGATCGTCTAAGGTGACTGCCCACGAACGACGCGGCATCAATTCGCCACTCGGTGCCCAGCGGACTCGGACTAAGTTTGGTGCCAGGATGCTAATGGCAAGGCGCGAATTCTCACAATCGCCGTAGATTCCTCGATCGTGGCGTTCTATGGTTTTTAGGGTTCCAATTGTTGACCAAGATGTCCCTGTCGTAGGCAGTTTTCCAAAATATTGCGGCATCACCCCTCCCGGTAAACTGTGAATTTGAGTAGAAGCGATTGATAAATTGCCCCTACAGCTAGCGATCGCTAATGAGCAAAATGCTTTTACTCACCTCGATCCAGCTTGTAACAGTTGATCGGCTGCGGCTTCTTCCAGGGGGAAGGTTTTGCTGCGGAGAAGCAGGGCTTTGAGAAGTCCGTTTAACATAGATCAGGACTTACGCTCTCGTTATGGAAAAACGAACCGCCAAGGACGCCAAGGACGCGAAGGAATAAGAGTTTTAGAGAGTTATTGCGTAAGTCCTCATAGGTGTCAGCATCAATTCAAAGCGTATGGGATATGATTGCGCGATCGCGTTAGCGAAGCGAGGCGTTAGCCTAGCGCTGAAGGCTGCTGCCGAGAACATCGGCGGTTATCCCCGCCCAACTGATGCACAATCTAGACTTGAAGAAGTTTTTTGGAGAAAACTGCTGATGAAATTCACGCGCCGCGAATTTATCATGGTCTCTACGCTGGCGGCAGGGTTTGCCGTAGCAGTTCGCCCCATTTCTGCCCAAGTCATCACGACCGATAAGAAAGGCTTGGTGGCGGGTGAAGTGAAGATACCCGTAGAAGATGGGCAAATCCCCGCTTATCGGGCGATGCCTGCCAGAGGTAAGAATTTCCCCGTCGTGCTAGTTGTGCAGGAAATCTTTGGCGTCCACGAACATTTGCAAGATATCTGTCGCCGCTTTGCAAAACTAGGTTATTTAGCGATCGCGCCGGAACTCTATGCGCGTCAAGGCGATGTTTCCCGGATGAGCGATATTCAAGAAATTATCACCAAAGTTGTCTCTAAAGTCCCCGATGCTCAAGTGATGTCAGATTTGGATGCAACGGTTGCTTGGGCAGCCAAATCCAGTCGGGGAAACACCGATAAACTGGGAATTACAGGCTTTTGCTGGGGTGGGCGAATCGTTTGGCTGTATGCGGCTCACAATCCCACGCTAAATGCTGGCGTTGCCTGGTACGGACGCTTAGTAGGCGAGTCTTTGCCCCTCATTCCCAAATATCCTCTCGACCTAGTTGATGAGCTGAAAGCGCCCGTACTGGGACTCTATGGCGGCAGCGATACCGGCATTCCGAACGAAACTGTCGAGAAGATGCAGGAGGCACTGAAAGCAGCAGACAATGCTTCGGAAATTATCCTTTATCCGGACACGCCCCACGGCTTTTTTGCCGACTACCGCCCCAGCTACCGCAAAGAGGAAGCAGAAGACGGCTGGAAACGCCTACAAGCTTGGTTTAAGAAGTACGGGGTTGCTTAAGAAGCGATCGCTCATTCTGCGCTTCGGTTGCTTTTAAGTCTACTTAAGCCCTGGCGATTGGAAATCGCGGCTATACAAACGAAGTCCGCCTTCGCGGACTAAGGAAAAATCATTCTTGAACCTGCGTTAGCGAAGCATGCCGAAGGCTAGGCAGGTTTTGTCTGTATAGCTGCGGTTTCAACCGCCAAATCTTAATTTGACACTGATGTGCAATGCCATGCCCCTATGGAACTATCTCCAGATTGATGTTTCTTCCCAAGACATTGATAAACTAAGCGATGTATCAGTAGCTGTCAGGTAAAACTTTGCTAGACGAACAAGCCAAAAAAACTATTCTGCGTAAGATTCCTCACGGACTCTATATCTGCGGTGTCAAAGATGGCGAAGAAGTTAACGGCTTCACATCCAGCTGGGTGATGCAAGGCTCGTTTAAGCCACCGCTGGTTGTGAATTGCGTTAAGCAGGATTCTAAATCCCACGCCATGATCAAAGCCAGTGGCGTCTTTGCACTTAGTTTCCTGGATGAGGGACAGCAAGACTTAGCGGAAAAATTCTTCAAGCCGCAGCGCCGCATCGGTAATAAATTTGAAGATGTGGAATTTTATCTAGGACAAGAAACCGGCTGTCCCATCATCTCCAACACCCTCGGTTATGTGGAGTGTAAGGTTGTCGGTGCTGTAGAACACGGCGATCATACCGTCTATGTCGGGGAAGCGATCGCTGCTGGCGTCCACCGCGAGGGTAAACCGCTTTTACTCGAAAATACCCCTTGGCAATATGGTGGGTAATTGGTAATTGGTAATCGGTAATTTGTAATTGGTAATTGGTTAGTAGCAAAGGACTAATAACGAATGACTAATAACGATTACCCATTACCTAATGCCTTTTGAAAGGATTTAGAGTAAAAGATTATGCCGCTAATCAAAGTTCAAACTTCTGTTGATTCTCCCGATCGGGGTGCTGTTGAGGGTCTGCTGAAAAGTCTTTCTGCTAAATTAGCGAAGCATACAGGCAAACCGGAATCCTATGTAATGACGGCTTTTGAGCCGAGTGTGGCGATGACATTTGGGGGGACTCTCGATCCCGTCTGCTATGTTGAAATTAAAAGTGTCGGTAGCATGAGTCCGTCGCAAACAAAGGCAATGAGCCAAGATTTTTGCCAGCAAATTAATGAGAAACTTGGTGTATCTACAAACCGGATTTACATTGAGTTTGCTGATGCCAAAGGTTCCATGTGGGGCTGGGATGGCTCAACATTTGGTTGATTAAATCCTACTTGATAATGCCCGCACCTAGAAGGCTGGGGCTACACAAATAAAGTCCGCCTGGGTGGGCTAAGAAATTGGAAATATTGGGGTTTGTAATTGGGTGCAGTACATTGTGACCTCTCCCCAACCCCTCTCCTCGTAGGAGAGGGGCTTTTCCCCTTACCTGCAAGGGAAGGGGGTAGGGGGTTAGGTTCTATATTTGATTCAAATAACAAGCATTATATTGGGGCGATCGCATCCGTCTTTCCCCCAGCTTGCGTCCAATGTGCAGGTCTTTCCACATTGTCCGGCAATACAGTTTTGCGATCTCCAAATGCTCTTTCGATTTGCTCGTATTCTAGGTTTTCGGCTGACCTGAGGTATACTCCTCGCAGGTTGGCTTCATCTAAGTCTGCCCCTTGCAGGTTGGTCTCACTCAAGTTTGCCTCTTGCAGATTAGCGTTATTGAGGTATGTCTCTTGTAGGTTAGCTCCCCTGAGAGCTGCCTCTTGCAGGTTAGCTCCCGTGAGAGCTGCCCGTTGTAGGTTAGCGTTAGACAGGTATGCCTCTTGCAGGTTAGCTCCAATGAGGTCTGCCCCTTGCAAGTTACCTCCAAAAAGGTCTGCCCCTTGCAAGTTAGCTCGCCTGAGGTTTGCCCCTTGCAAGTTAGCTCCAAAAAGGTTTGCCCCTTGTAGGTTAGCTCCAAAAAGGTTTGCCCCTTGTAGGTTAGCTGCACTGAGGTCTGCTCCATCAAGGTTGGTATGTTGTAAATTTAGCCGTTGATTTTCTGGGTCTTCATCTACGTCGCGCCGTCCGATAACTGTAAGTGCAGCTTGAATATCCGTAGGGATTTTTGGTAATTGCTCCTGCTGTATCTGTTCCTCCTTCAAAGGAGCCTTCTCTCGCACAAAAGCTGTTAGCACCTCCATAATTGTCCAATGGTCTTTTTCGGAATCGTTAGCAATTCGTTCTAGAGCATAAATTCCCCCTAAACGGATAGAGATATTATCAGAACCAAGCTGTTCAACTGCTTTAGTAAAGCGTTCTGTGATTTGCTTATCTTGTGCCGCTTCTGCATTTTTTAGAGCAGCTTTAGCATTATCTAGAGCTGCATCAGCGCTTTTATTGGCAGCGATCGCGCTATCATCCATCGCTTTAGCTCGCTTCGCTGCATAGAAAACGTTAAAGAGGATTGCGGCTCCTCCAAAGGTTGTTGCAACAATTTTTAAAGCTTCAATAACAGAGCTGATGCCTTGCCTTTTAAGCTCAATAAACTCCTTTGGAGTCAGGATTTTAGAAGAATTATTGAAGTGTTCAATGGGAACTACATAAAGTTGCCATAAACACCGGAAAGCTATCACTCCTATGGCAAAAAATGTAAGTGATAGAATGATAAGCCAGTTTTTTAATCCTTCTGTTTCATCACGCATAAAGTTATCCTGGCAGAGAGTTTATCAGCGAATTAATTGCTCGAATTGCGACTAAAAGCACTAAACCTCCAATCGCTAATAGACTCAAAGGACGCAAGATTCCCTCCAACTGCCTCAAACGTTTCTCTAAGTCGCTTTCGTAATATTGCTCCAATTTTCGCAGCGCCGCATCTAAATTTCCGGTTTCTTCACCAGTGCGAATATATTGGATTGCAAGTGGCGGTAACTTGGTTTGCAGACTCTCGGTGAGGCTTCTACCGAGACGAATTTGCCGAGCAGCTTTTGCTACGTGGGTTGCCATCTGAGGATCGGGGATGCGATCGCGCAACAATTCCAGCGCAGCGAGAATTGGTACCCCGCAACTTAAAGGCAAGGACAACTCGGTAAAGTAAAGGAGCGATCGCGCTTGCATGACTTTATCCAAACCGGGAAGTTGCGCCGCCAACCGCTGTAAACCGCGTCCGGGAAAGCGAGAATTCAGGATAGCTACCCCAACCAAAAGCACTGCCAATCCAAAACTGCACAGCCAGAAACCAGGATGGGTAAGCTTTTGAGGATTTCGCTTGAAAAGTGCGGCGACGAGTACCAACAGACTCCAAATCAGAGCGATCGCGGCGATTCCCACGGAACGATAGAGGCGTTCCCGTTTGACTTTCGCTTCCGCCGCCGTTGCCAATCTGCCAAAAGTCTCTGCTAGCGATCCGCTGTATTCTGCTAACCGAATTAGGCTAATCGTCCAACCATCAAAATATCGAGCGTCTAGTGTCAAAGCAGAAGCCAAATCTTGCCCAGAATCCACCGCTGCACCGACTGTTTGCAGATAGCGCCCGAAGGGAGAATTGCGATCGCGCTCAACCAAATTTAAGCTTTGCTGTACTGAAATGCCAGAATTTAGCAAAGTGGCGAACTGCTGAAAAAATTGAGCCTTTTCCTGGTTTTTCAACTTAATGTGTAGATTCACTAATCGGATTTTAGCTTTTGCTGATTTTCTAGCGACCCTCTTGAAAGTTAAGGAGTGGCGCTGGTTGCACTAATCTAGAGACTCTCTGCGATCGCAGCAGAGGGCGATTGCTGGCTCGTGTATGCCGCGAGAAGAGGGTGCTGAGGCGATGAATCGGATCTGGTTGCGATCGCTCTCGTTTAGTGGTTGGTGCTTCTCGCTAAAACCGGAGACTTTTAACAATTCGTAGTTTTAGGGGTACTGTATGAGTACAATTTCCTTAAGCTAGCTCACACACCTCTTCCGTGATTGCAATCTATCCTGGCAGCTTCGATCCAATTACTCTGGGACACCTCGACATCATTAAGCGCGGTTGTCGGCTTTTTGATGGGGTGATTGTTGCGGTGCTGCGGAACCCCAACAAAACGCCCCTGTTTACAGTACAGGAGCGCATCGAGCAGATTCGTCTATCGACGCGATCGCTGCCGAATGTAGAAGTTGACAGTTTTGACGGTTTGACAGTCAACTATGCCAGAATCCGAGAAGCGGGCGTGCTGCTGCGCGGTTTGCGGGTGCTTTCTGACTTTGAACACGAGCTACAGATGGCTCATACAAATAAAACTCTGGACGACCGGATTGAGACGGTTTTTCTAGCAACCTCTAACGAGTACAGTTTCTTAAGTAGTAGCTTAGTGAAAGAGATTGCCAGATTCGGCGGCTCTGTCGATCATCTTGTTCCCCAGCACGTCGCCTTAGATATCTACCGATGTTACGCCAAGACTCTTCCCGCCTCGAACCCGATAGTAATGGACGCTTCCCCGAAGGTGAATTACCCGACAGTGGATCGGGAAGTGTAGATATTCAGCGGGAACTCGACCGCATCGAAGAAATGATTCTTGATAGTACGCGCATTCCCTTGACTAGCCTGCGCTTAGTCGATGAGAATCCGTTACTCGATCAGCTGGATTTGGTGCGGATCAATCTGCCACCGGCTTTTCAGGAAGCTGAAGAAATTGTTCGCCAGAAGGAAGAAATTCTTTTGCAAGCGGAGGATTATGCACAGCAGATTATTGAGACAGCAGAACGCCGAGCCGATCAGATATTGGATGAAATGGGCTTGATTCGGCAAGCGGAACGGGAAGCTCAAGCGATTCGGCAGGCGGTGCAGCAGGAGTGCGACGCCATCCAAGAACAAACGATCGCAGAACTCGAACGGATGCGCCTACAAGCACAACAAGAGCTAGAGCAGATGCGATCGCTTGCTATCCAAGAATGCGAGGACATTCAAAACGGAGCGGATGATTACGCCGACCAAGTTCTCACCAATATCGAGCAGCAGCTTAACGATATGCTCAAGGTCATCCGCAACGGTCGGCAACAGTTACAAAATGACGCTCCTCCACCACCGTCGCCGCGTACTCCCACGATTAGAGAAGTGGAGGGGGACAGAGGCAGAGGCACAGATAAGAAGAAGTAGGTATTAGGTGGCGGTGCCTATCCACGATACTTTTGTGCTTTAGCTCTCAAACCTTCATATTAGATTTGTGTAATTATCCATAATAAAAGAACCCCACCCCCAGCCCCTCCCCGCAAGTGGAGAGGGGAGCCGGAGCCGGAGCCGCAGGTGAGGGCGGGGAGGGGTTCCTCTTAAGTGCGGTTTATCCTTACTAGAGGTAGCCCAGTTCTTCCAGCTTTCTCAAAACTTTCTCTGTGCTTTCCTCTATCGTTTCTTGGTCTGTGTGGCATTCGATTTGGGGATGCAGGGGCGATT
It encodes the following:
- the coaD gene encoding pantetheine-phosphate adenylyltransferase; the protein is MIAIYPGSFDPITLGHLDIIKRGCRLFDGVIVAVLRNPNKTPLFTVQERIEQIRLSTRSLPNVEVDSFDGLTVNYARIREAGVLLRGLRVLSDFEHELQMAHTNKTLDDRIETVFLATSNEYSFLSSSLVKEIARFGGSVDHLVPQHVALDIYRCYAKTLPASNPIVMDASPKVNYPTVDREV
- a CDS encoding pentapeptide repeat-containing protein → MRDETEGLKNWLIILSLTFFAIGVIAFRCLWQLYVVPIEHFNNSSKILTPKEFIELKRQGISSVIEALKIVATTFGGAAILFNVFYAAKRAKAMDDSAIAANKSADAALDNAKAALKNAEAAQDKQITERFTKAVEQLGSDNISIRLGGIYALERIANDSEKDHWTIMEVLTAFVREKAPLKEEQIQQEQLPKIPTDIQAALTVIGRRDVDEDPENQRLNLQHTNLDGADLSAANLQGANLFGANLQGANLFGANLQGANLRRANLQGADLFGGNLQGADLIGANLQEAYLSNANLQRAALTGANLQEAALRGANLQETYLNNANLQEANLSETNLQGADLDEANLRGVYLRSAENLEYEQIERAFGDRKTVLPDNVERPAHWTQAGGKTDAIAPI
- a CDS encoding phenylpyruvate tautomerase MIF-related protein, which gives rise to MPLIKVQTSVDSPDRGAVEGLLKSLSAKLAKHTGKPESYVMTAFEPSVAMTFGGTLDPVCYVEIKSVGSMSPSQTKAMSQDFCQQINEKLGVSTNRIYIEFADAKGSMWGWDGSTFG
- a CDS encoding type II secretion system F family protein — protein: MNLHIKLKNQEKAQFFQQFATLLNSGISVQQSLNLVERDRNSPFGRYLQTVGAAVDSGQDLASALTLDARYFDGWTISLIRLAEYSGSLAETFGRLATAAEAKVKRERLYRSVGIAAIALIWSLLVLVAALFKRNPQKLTHPGFWLCSFGLAVLLVGVAILNSRFPGRGLQRLAAQLPGLDKVMQARSLLYFTELSLPLSCGVPILAALELLRDRIPDPQMATHVAKAARQIRLGRSLTESLQTKLPPLAIQYIRTGEETGNLDAALRKLEQYYESDLEKRLRQLEGILRPLSLLAIGGLVLLVAIRAINSLINSLPG
- a CDS encoding dienelactone hydrolase family protein; translated protein: MMKFTRREFIMVSTLAAGFAVAVRPISAQVITTDKKGLVAGEVKIPVEDGQIPAYRAMPARGKNFPVVLVVQEIFGVHEHLQDICRRFAKLGYLAIAPELYARQGDVSRMSDIQEIITKVVSKVPDAQVMSDLDATVAWAAKSSRGNTDKLGITGFCWGGRIVWLYAAHNPTLNAGVAWYGRLVGESLPLIPKYPLDLVDELKAPVLGLYGGSDTGIPNETVEKMQEALKAADNASEIILYPDTPHGFFADYRPSYRKEEAEDGWKRLQAWFKKYGVA
- a CDS encoding flavin reductase family protein encodes the protein MLDEQAKKTILRKIPHGLYICGVKDGEEVNGFTSSWVMQGSFKPPLVVNCVKQDSKSHAMIKASGVFALSFLDEGQQDLAEKFFKPQRRIGNKFEDVEFYLGQETGCPIISNTLGYVECKVVGAVEHGDHTVYVGEAIAAGVHREGKPLLLENTPWQYGG
- a CDS encoding DivIVA domain-containing protein, whose protein sequence is MLRQDSSRLEPDSNGRFPEGELPDSGSGSVDIQRELDRIEEMILDSTRIPLTSLRLVDENPLLDQLDLVRINLPPAFQEAEEIVRQKEEILLQAEDYAQQIIETAERRADQILDEMGLIRQAEREAQAIRQAVQQECDAIQEQTIAELERMRLQAQQELEQMRSLAIQECEDIQNGADDYADQVLTNIEQQLNDMLKVIRNGRQQLQNDAPPPPSPRTPTIREVEGDRGRGTDKKK